One Nicotiana tomentosiformis chromosome 1, ASM39032v3, whole genome shotgun sequence genomic window, attactctcaaaacgaccggccgggtcgttacacacccATAGTATAATTCTATACTTAGGCATAGCTAAGGAGGTTCATATTAATTATGCTATCTCCAGCCTTGGTTTGACACCCAAGAGTGCAGGATAACTACTAGTGATGGAATAGTCACCTTTCACTATTAGTGTATACTTGCCATGTGTGTACCACCCCTGCATTAGAACTTTGAGACTATTAATTTTCTTCAAATACCAACTGTAGTCTATAGGAGGTTTATGATCCCGGATATTTATTTCTGTCCTCGCATATATACCATGCACCCATTTAACCTACAGTGATTCTTTACACACGAGCAGTTGTCATATCAACTTTCCCACTAAAGCTATGTTCCAGAGTTTGCTACCCTTAACATTCAGCCCCCTAACTTCTTCGGACAACAGACTCTTTCTCAAGCTACCAAAGgtattttcttcttctcctcaGAACTTCCCCACAGACAGTTCTTACAAATATTATCCCCCTCCTTATGAACATTTTGAGGAATGATGAACATTGTGCCCCAGAAACTGTGAATAGAGAACAACATTGCATGCATTGACTTACAATCTGACTGCATAGGATAAATGCTGTAAATAGGTAACTTTGATTCTCTGTGTGATTTTTTTCACCAGCATATGACAATCCAGTTTGTTCCACTTTTCTGGAGAAAGGGGAAAGCACAAATACTTGATAGGAAGGGTTCCAAAAGTGAATCCTGTTCTAGCCAGGAGTTTTTCCTTTGTACTGTCATTTATCCCAGCCATGTGAATACTTGACTTTTTCATATTTGTAACCAATCCAGTAATATCACTAAAGTTACTTATTGCCTCCATGATTTTATTTACTGAACTCTCATTCATTTGCAAAAAAACATCAAGCCATCCGCAAAGATAAGGTGAGTAAGTTTCACTAACTTACACATGGGATGATACTTGAAATCTGGTAACATCCTAACTGTCTTTAGCATTCTGGATAGATACTCCATCACTATGACAAATAGTAGGGGAAAAATATGATCCCCTTGCCTGAGACCTCTCTTTCCTGCAAAAAGCCATGATTCTATCCATTGACTTTAATTGAGAACTTTGTAGTTGATACACATATCATAATCCACTGGATGAACTTATTTGGAAAAGCAAATCCTCTTAATGTTTCTTCCAGAAATTTCCAGCCAACCATATCATATGCTTTCCTAAGGTTAATTTTCATAAGACATCTATGTCTTCCTATTATAGTGCCTCAGTATGTCATGGCATTTAAGAATGCTATTAAAGGTTGTCACTCTAGAATATGATCTCCTTCCCAGTAACTCTTCATAGTAGTTGATAAATATATTTGCAATAACTTCAAGGTCAGTCTGTCAATTTCCTGATGAGTCCTTCAACTGTGTAGTTGCTTGCTTCAACTTCATATGCTTTATTATTGAATAAAATTACCTAGTGTTATCATCTCCCAACTTTATCAAAGTATTTTTACTCATTTGCTGTAAGTAGATTTCAGCCAAGTAAGATAGTTGTCTGAACTTTGAATATGCCTGAGCTTCAGTCTGCTGACAATCTGCACTAGTTGGATTACTCTGCAGCTGGATCTGGGCCTGTTTAAGCACTTTCCCATCCTCACCTGCTTCTGCTACAATTGAGTGGGAATACCTAGCTCTTAATGCCTTGAGCTTGTTCTTTAGCAACTTCAGCTTCTTTACTATTGTATACATTTTGCCTTAAATCTTAGTACTCCATCCCTCAGTAACAATGGTTTCAAGTTGTGGATGCTGAGCCCACATGTTATAGATGAGAAAAGACTTCCTACCTTTGGTTCTTTCACTTGCCAATGATGCTTTAATAGGATAGTGATCACTTATGCCTTATGGTAGGAATAATGCCCTACATGCTGGCATTGCGTCCAACCAATCCCCATTAATGAATACCcaatcaatttttgaaaatacCTTTTGATCCTCATGTTTATAATTCCAGGTATACCTATTTCCTTGAGCAGGTAATTCCAGTAATCCACATTCTTCAACAAGTTATGAAAATCAATAACCTTCAACCAGGTTACTGAATTGCCTCTTCTCGTGTCCTCTGGCTTTAAAACTGATTTGAAATCCCCCAAAACCACCCAAGGTCTGGTGCATCTCATGCTGTGAGTCACTAGACTTTCCCATAGCTCTTTCCTTTCCTCTTTTGTATTAAAAGCATCCACATAAGAACTGGTACTACTTTACAAATGACAAATTGTGCAGACATAACAACTGGTACTACTTTATAGTAGTCAGGTCTCCATGTGATCCAAATCCTGCCATTATAGTGATGAGCAAGATTGGAAACATAATTCCATCATACAACTATTTTATTGGCTAACTATTCAATCTTATTACTTTTTACTTTTGTTTCAAGCATGCTTATAAGTCCTACTTTCTCTTCATTGCAAATGAGCTCTACTCCTTTTTCTTATTAGGGGCATTAAGCCTCCTCACATTCCAACTAAGTAACTTAACTATCCCTCTGGTGATAGATAGTCTGACCTCCCACATTTAAGACCGTTCTTTTGATGGTTGATTGGTTGGTTTCCTTGCTATGCAATGCCTGCAAAACATTTGAGCTTTCTTTTGTTTGCCTTGGTTGAGCCTTCCCAGTTCTTAGTGGAGTTTGCCACCATATATTATTCTGTGAGTCTGGCTTCTCTTGGACAACCTCCTGAGGACCTTCAGTCCCTTTGGATTTATCCTTGTGGTTTGGATTTTTTGCATGCTGGTCTTGTTCACTTTCTTTTCCTCTATTCGTCTCATGTTGATTAGCAGTAGGTAATTCAGTTTGTTACTTTTGAatttgcttcttcttcttctttatactGCAAACATCTTCTGCATGACCATATTTTGAATAGTGACTGCACAGAGTAGGTTTCTAGTCATAATTCACCTTCTGTTCAATCGATTTGCCTCTCTCGTTTCTGAATAGCACCACATTTGGCAGTTGTGCATTCATTTCTACTTCAACTAATAGCCTTGCAAAATTCAAGTCATTTCTCTTTTCAGTATTATGGTCCACCATAATTGATTTTCCATCCAAGTTGCCAATCTTGCTCAATCCTTTCTTACTCCAATATTTAAAGTCTAGACCAGGAAACTTGGCCCAAATTGGAGCAGTTAATAGTCCCTCCGCAGGGGAATTCCAATTTTGGAGACCATGCCTTAACGATAAAAGGGTATTTATCAAAGTGGTATATTCCACCTCGAATCACCTCCTGCTTCCATGTTTCAGTTTCAAACCTTACTACAATTACTCTATTTTAAAGCTTTACAATCCTATCAAATCCAAATTTTTCCCAAAGCCTCTTGATATACCCTTGAATCACAACAAAAAGAGGGTGAGCACCTAAGAATAGCAAATCATCGCTTTCCCCCAATACTCAAATTCAGAACTTATATCATCTAATTTAATCTCAGCAATCGAAGCCTCACCATGTGTTTTGGGAGCAATGATATTGATGAGATTGCAAGATTGAAGGCTTACCTGAGCCGCACCTCCGACATAAACTTGGCAAGATGCCATTTCCCTCTCTAATTCCACCTATTTCATTCTTCTATTGAGTCGGCGCCGTTCGATCAAGTCCCTCATTTGAAGTCGTACCCTCCCAGTATGCGTGAGTCTTCCGCTGATTGACAAAAATACCGGCCAAATTCGATAATGGTCCATCCCACCATAATGGATCTTTCATACCGCTACCTACTAGTGGATCGATTTAGGGAAGAAAAGAAATGCCGATGTTGCAATTTTTCCTATCCCGATAAAGCGAGTTACCCGTGATTCGATAGTTTCCATTTTTCGCTAATGCAGGCCGATTGGGATCCCAACAGTCAAACCACTGTGTTTGTTCCTCACCCTCCTTCCAATCAAATCTATTCTAAGGTGTCCGGAGGCAGGGAAAAGAAAAGAGGGATTGATTGGCCAACTTAAACAGATCCATAACCTGCTTCCATATGTCCTGAACGAGGGAATTAAGACAAAGAGCCCTTTTTTACTTTACTACTTGGGGGGGGAGGGGTACATAGAATCGAGATAAAGTGGTTTATGATTGAATCTCAGAGGCATTTTTATCATTTGGTAGATCCAAGTCCATGTCCTATTTCGGGTTCACTTGGAGCTTTGGCAACAACCGTGGGAGGTATGATGTGCATACACTCATTTCAAGGGGGTGCAACACTTCTCAGTTTGGGCCTCAGATTTATCCCATATACCATGTTCGTATGGTGGCAAAACGGTTGTCACTTGCGGCACAAGAATTTGGTTCAGCTTCAAGGGTGGCGCTGTGAGGGACAAGGGTAACAATCCTTTATTTCTAGAAAAGACTCGTATGCCTACAGATAAACGAACCGGAGGGAGAAAAGTACCACATCGGATATGGAATTTTATTTTCACTTTTAGTTTACCTCCCGACTCGGGATACGTGCAACGAGAGCCAGGGAAGGGGCAAGTACATACTCTAATTTTTACCCTGCAAATTGAGATTTTTTCAATGTCAAAATCATCCCAAATCGAACCCTTCGTCTGTTGCGCCTCAAGTTCCTCTTCTACCTCATCAGCAGATTTTTTGCTGCTACTCATGGGATCTGCTTGAGTGTTACTTGGAGAAGTCTGTATCACCTCATTCCAAAGTCGCGTTGCTGCAATTTGTTGAACTTTCTCTGTTTCATTACTTATGGTTTCTGTTTCATTAAATTGTGGACTGGATTGCATTTTTCCTTATGTTCCTGCACTTCCTATGCTTGATTTCTGACATTGCTGATTGTTGCCATCCGAAGTTGAAGCTTCCTTGAACATTAAAATCTTCTGGGATGGAATGCGAGCTCTCTTACCCCATGATTGGCGCATGTTACGCTTAACGTGCAACGAGAGAGAAAACAAGCCATCCATTTTTAATGTgttctttatacaattttacgcTAAAAATTAAATAGTTTAATCTTCGTAGTTTAAATCCTTTCACATTAAATGAAACGTAGACAATACTTAGCATTAGATTTATTAACAGAAGCTTTTTCTCGTGAAAGGATCGAAAACGAAAATAAAACAAGTCAAGCATAAAGAGCAACAAGATTAAAGGATAAATGGGAATTGAATTTAAATAAATCTACAGTGTTAATTTCGCGAATGACTACTCAAGTTTCATTTTATTCCCCTAAATTTCACAGAACTATTTTTCTTAATAAAAAAATCAATCAACTATATATAAGTATCACGAAAGTTATTAAactaatttttataaaaaaaaagtcACCTAACTATACACCTTCTCAAAATAGTAGGTCTAAGTTAGAAAAATAATACtctatattatttaatattttttaattttctaaaGTAACAAATATTTTGAATTAAATTTGTGTTCTAAAGCGACAAATAAAAAGAACCGTACGGAGTACCATTTCAGCACTTGTCACGAATGATGAATGTGCATAAGCAGCAGGAAGATACAGCCCTGGGGCTAAGGATTTAATTTAGACGATTAGACGTGTTTGGGTCAAAAAGAATAATATTAGAGTAAATGAAATATTTACACTGTTCACTTGGTCTACTGAAGTATAGGAACTTCAACGAAGTAAGAGGTGATGTTTTACTTGGAAGTCTTCATTAGTTTAAAATCATTAGATCGGTACCATATGACTTATTTTGGATCTCATTAATCGCGACACTTAAGctttaattgaaaaaaatgaAAGTGATTAAAATCAACTTCAGCAAGATTAAACAAACAAGGAAAGTAAAAGAGAAGGAATTAGCTCAAATTGAAATTAACAGGTGAAAAGTGCGAAAACATAACTATTTCCGTTCATCGTTACAAATTAAGCTAAGATCATCCTTTCCAGTATACATGAGCAACAACTAAAAATGAAAAAAGCATCGTCTTGAGGCATTAGGCCTTGGACTGATTAAGGAAAGAGACCAATTTTTTCAGCACGACAATGGCATTTTCACTCTTAGGAGCAAACAAATGAAACACATGTTCTTCATCCTTAATCTCCACAACCTCCGCTGTTCCTTGCCACCCACTCTTCTCTAATAGTAACTCCTTATAGTACAATCCCCTGTATCTCAGCGGATCTTTTCCAGCAACATAAACAAGTACTTTGTCGCACCCCAAGCTAGACAATTTCGGATCCTTTTCCGGGTTGATCAACAGGTCATCTAATCCGGAGCTATTTGGATGCGCAAAAGCCCAGAGCTTCTCAATGTAATTTTTGCAATCCAAGTTTTTAGCCTCGCCGTCAATTAAATCAATCCCCCAGAAATACGGACAGGCTAGAAAAATCCCATCAAGTTTGACGCCATCCAACTTTTCCAACCCGACCCGAATTGCCATATTATGAGAAATATTAGCACCAGCGCTATCTCCACCAAAATAAACATGATTAAAATCAGCGTGGTCTTTTAGCCATGGCTCATGACCATCACCTTTAGCATGTGAAGCGACCCATTTGACAGCTACCCAGGAATCTTCATAAGCTATAGGTAATGGGTATTTAGGAGCTAACCTGTAGTTAACAGAAACGATTATAACATTGGCTTCAGTTGCTACCAAATTAAGATGCTTGTGATATGAAGTTGAAGAAGCAGATTCAATCACAAAGCCGCCGCCGTGAAAGTAGACGAAAAGGGAAATTTTTTGAACCGGGTCGAGATTTTTGGGCAGGTAAAGTCTTGCTGATAGATTAATTGTTGGATCAATTTGGACATCTTTGATTTGGACTCCGGTTTCAGGATCCAATTCAGCTGGGACAACGCCTTCGCCCATCAGCCTCTCGATTCGGCCATCTTTGTAAACTCTGATCAATGGGAAAAGGTCATGTTGTATTTCCGCCATTGCTGAAAGCTAAGTTGCAGAGGAAGGTTTGGTATACCATGCTCTCAAGTGCTGTGACAGGTACTTTTAAAAGCAAATATTTGGTACTCTTTTAGTTGTTTGCCTACATGTTTGTTCCAATTAGAAGACTTAACAAATTGTTTGTTTagttctttttttaaaataaaataaaataaatatatttagaAAAAGTACTATAAATAATAGAAATATTTTATGAAATACAAGAAAATTGTAGTGAAACAACACTGAACAGTTTCTAGAGGACAGAGACCTTTTTTGTCCTCacttgttttcttctttttcagacgtctattttttctttttatccgACGATTTGGACCGCTGAAAATAAGTCAATAATATtgcattaaaaaaaaatattgtacCACCATATATACAAACAATTCAAGTGAGCATAGCCCATACGTCATTGTCACTCTAATACTTAAATCTTCGCAGAATTTCATGCGTGAGGGACTGAGGGTGCTCATGTGTTGACAAAATGCCAAGGACTATTATGGAATAACAATTACTAGCAAATTGTTAGAACTTGTTAATATCCTAATTGTGTGGTCCTAAAAAAGCTAAATTGTTTGGATTTGGCTCACCTCCTGTACGTGATCTCTCCGGTTCTTTCAATGCCACTCTGTGTAATTTGCACGTGTCCATTCAATAATTTAATGGACAAGATTTATTTTGTTAACCAATTAGTATTAACTATGGTTACCAATTATCATTGCCTTCTCACTTCCGCCTTTCCCTGTGAAAGGCGAATAAGAACCTTTTCTTACCTATCCAATCTCTCCGAAAGTAGTACAAGAAGATGCAAATTGCTAATACGAAATTACTATTTTCACATCACTATAAAAAAAAGATAACACATTTTATCCCAAGTCTTTCAATAAGAAGAGGAGCAAAATCAAAAAGATGCACTTggttataaaatttaaaaaatccaaGGATCGAGAAGCATTGGACTATTTTAAAGCTTTGTTTTGACGGCAATGGTGATGGACAAGCTTCGCTGTCGTCTCCAGGAAAGAAAATGTTTTAACTTGGGATTTTTTTAAACTATAAAGGCCCACTAAAAGACCTAAAGAGGGCATGAAAATTGGGAAGAATGAAAAAGGCTTGATGTACTTATGCAAAATTTGTATTTCTCTTATGAGATCAACTATATTTTTTCTTGGGTTTTCTTTTTCTCTTAGTTTACATTTATAACTGTAATATTCAACTGAGACTATTCTCTTAGTTTCAGCATTTCTATGTTGACATTCTTCCCATTTGTTCATATACATGATAATAATTTCAGAGGTATAAGATATTATAAAATTGTAGTTTTCCAATTATTTggttaatataaaattacaaacAAATGTTTGCATTCACTTGCTCTATTTTCTTGAGAGAATTGGAAGCGAGGGAAGGTTTCTGCTATGACAGTGAAAGGAAAGAGggaagagagaggagagagaactGTTGGTAACCATAGTTAAAACCAATTGGTTAACAAAATAAATCTCATCCAATAAATTATTGAATAGtgtttaccgaaaaaatcggataacgttagattttgtgtgtggttctaaggatatgcgatataaTTCGATATAAATCATGTAGGAAAATAGAGATACGTATATTCCTGACTATGAGAATGAAAATATTGagcaaaagaatgaataagataaaataaaacaAGCATGAAGAACTAtttttcaatatgagaagtgatcttttgttacaatGTATTCTGCCCTTTAGCTTAAAAGGATttcccttttatagaagagggttattacaaaaaataataaaataaaacatatagtggaaggcccatgatgacctgtctcttccttgattcctgccaagattctctctcttggtgcggtcgcaacggctcttgtctgtgagctcgatactggctcgagttCGTTACTGGGTTGGGCCTTTCGGTCTTGGATCGAgtccgaccttcgagatgggcgtcgcgcatttccgacctcgaagtagTGCCTTACGGATCGATTCGGCCACGGGCTCGATAGGGTTATCGAGCCGACCCCTTGATCaaccttcgggctcgaggcttGTTAATAccgacttcggagctcactcctGAAAATGTAATTCTgactttttaacactcgaactcgatcgaacgtaggaaggccgaaatctatttcgaccgtatatagatagtcccctcgtttctcacgaAGGATGCGGTGAGAATCGACGTGATTTTTGATGGTTCGATCAGGTCACAAGCTGACATTTTCacagggatcgattatgacgtatgtgatagctgtcctatCGATTCagcctttcaaggtatttaatgcttgtcagatggcGGCCGGCCACCTGTGATATTGAATCGTCATGGTGCGAGCCTATAAATAGCTCTTCCATCTATCATTTACTTCTTTCACGCGTTCACTCCCCCAAATTTTCTcatcttttcttcctttcttgttgctaccagagttttggtgcagtctattttttattttcatttatcTTTCTTCCTCCCGTATCAATGGCCAAGACTTCGAAAACTGTGCCTCAGAAGGAGAAAacttcttcttcacggccgtccggcgacaaggcgccggtggagccgtccaCCCATGACTATATCCCCGGCCCGTGTATtctaaagatcgattttaaggttgagaatccttcatccgtccagggtcgatgcgagcacgtgtcgatgtatatgtgctctataacggagggtcatctcgaggccaTTAGAAAAGACTGTAACTGGAGTTCCGAGGTtttgttgcaaattccatcccccgaagagagtgtcatcacccatgtggagaggtttttaagtgtttacacttatcccttcacattgggtcaggtcgacccggtgatcatcgatttttgcaagagatatcaggtcacccttggtCAGATTCATCCCTCTGTGTGGCGTATAGTGatcctacttcgcttcttctccaccaAAGCTGGGGGGCTGGATTTTACCCCGAATCACCTCATTcggttgtatcggcctcaaatcttatAAGGATTAATCAAACTTCACCGTCGGGCATCGAaagctttgatgtcgagcatcgacgaagacaaggatcggggttggatggggcgTTACatccgggtgaggacccgtgaccttattccggaagagaagatgtcgttccccgaggaatgaaATTTCGATCGTAAGTTGTTTTcatagataatttttttttacgcTTCTTcccgatatacagctgccccttggatgccacaagcggtgcccgacctcgagg contains:
- the LOC104114472 gene encoding 2-hydroxyisoflavanone dehydratase-like, with protein sequence MAEIQHDLFPLIRVYKDGRIERLMGEGVVPAELDPETGVQIKDVQIDPTINLSARLYLPKNLDPVQKISLFVYFHGGGFVIESASSTSYHKHLNLVATEANVIIVSVNYRLAPKYPLPIAYEDSWVAVKWVASHAKGDGHEPWLKDHADFNHVYFGGDSAGANISHNMAIRVGLEKLDGVKLDGIFLACPYFWGIDLIDGEAKNLDCKNYIEKLWAFAHPNSSGLDDLLINPEKDPKLSSLGCDKVLVYVAGKDPLRYRGLYYKELLLEKSGWQGTAEVVEIKDEEHVFHLFAPKSENAIVVLKKLVSFLNQSKA